A window from Primulina huaijiensis isolate GDHJ02 chromosome 11, ASM1229523v2, whole genome shotgun sequence encodes these proteins:
- the LOC140987207 gene encoding probable carboxylesterase 5: MASDSKEIAVDMQVFHIYNDGSIQRFLPIQFIPTSDDPNAAVRSKDVVIDSETGVSVRIFMPGRCDRNQKLPLVVYIHGGAFCIGSVTGATYHNYLTDLVEKANVIAVSVQYRLAPEHPLPIAFDDSWAAFQWVAGHANSNGPDPWLNEHADFRRVFVGGDSAGGNIANDVAVRAGDSKLHGVEVEGIFLMHPWFGGKEVDKLYKILCPTSSARDDDPRLNPAVDPRIGTMAGRRVLFFLAEKDLLRNRAKAYYEALKKSEWSGEVEMMESEGDGHCFHLFHPKTDKAVAVMDRLVAFLNAP, translated from the coding sequence ATGGCCTCCGATTCCAAGGAAATCGCCGTCGACATGCAGGTTTTCCACATATACAACGACGGAAGCATCCAAAGATTCCTCCCTATTCAGTTTATCCCCACTTCCGACGACCCGAACGCCGCCGTCCGATCCAAAGACGTGGTGATCGACTCCGAAACAGGCGTTTCCGTCCGTATTTTCATGCCGGGCCGCTGCGATAGAAATCAGAAACTCCCCCTCGTGGTATACATTCACGGCGGGGCGTTTTGTATTGGGTCGGTAACCGGCGCTACGTATCACAATTACCTCACTGATTTAGTCGAAAAGGCAAACGTCATCGCGGTTTCGGTTCAGTACAGGTTAGCTCCCGAGCACCCTCTGCCGATTGCGTTCGACGACTCGTGGGCTGCTTTCCAGTGGGTCGCGGGGCACGCCAACTCCAACGGCCCGGATCCATGGCTGAACGAGCACGCCGATTTTCGGCGCGTGTTTGTAGGGGGAGACAGCGCGGGAGGCAACATAGCGAACGACGTCGCGGTCAGAGCCGGCGACAGCAAACTCCACGGCGTGGAAGTCGAGGGGATTTTTCTGATGCATCCGTGGTTCGGAGGGAAAGAGGTGGACAAACTGTACAAGATATTATGCCCCACGAGCAGCGCCCGGGACGATGATCCACGGTTGAACCCGGCGGTGGACCCACGGATAGGCACGATGGCTGGGCGGCGCGTGCTGTTCTTCTTGGCGGAGAAGGATTTGTTGCGGAACAGGGCAAAGGCTTATTACGAAGCGCTGAAGAAGAGTGAGTGGAGCGGAGAGGTGGAGATGATGGAGAGTGAAGGAGACGGCCACTGCTTCCATTTATTCCATCCCAAAACCGACAAGGCTGTGGCTGTCATGGATCGACTGGTTGCATTCTTGAATGCTCCTTAG